One genomic window of Cricetulus griseus strain 17A/GY chromosome 3, alternate assembly CriGri-PICRH-1.0, whole genome shotgun sequence includes the following:
- the LOC100766357 gene encoding olfactory receptor 51B6, protein MPSMWLNTSTCPFMLTGFPGLEKSYHLISLPLLVAYISILLGNGTLLFLIKDDHNLHEPMYYFLAMLAATDLGVTLTTMPTVLGVLWLNHREIGHGACFSQAYFIHTLSIVESGVLLAMAYDRFIAIRNPLRYTTILTETRVIKIGVGVFIRAGLSIMPIIIRLHWFPYCKSHVLSHAFCLHQDVIKLACADITFNRLYPIIVVFGMGLLDFLIICFSYILIIKTVMGIASTDERAKALNTCVSHICCILVFYVTVVGLTFIHRFGKHIPHVVHITMSYICFLFPPFMNPVIYSIKTKQIQSGLLRLFSLPYSRIRL, encoded by the coding sequence ATGCCCTCAATGTGGCTCAACACCTCCACCTGCCCATTCATGCTCACTGGCTTCCCAGGTCTGGAGAAATCCTATCACCTGATCTCTCTCCCACTGCTGGTGGCCTATATCTCCATATTACTTGGCAATGGCACCCTTCTTTTCCTCATCAAGGATGACCATAACCTACATGAGCCCATGTACTATTTCTTAGCCATGCTGGCAGCTACAGATCTTGGAGTAACATTGACCACCATGCCCACAGTGTTGGGTGTACTGTGGTTAAATCACAGGGAGATTGGCCATGGAGCCTGCTTCTCTCAGGCCTATTTTATCCACACTCTCTCTATTGTGGAGTCAGGGGTCTTGCTtgccatggcctatgaccgttTCATTGCCATTCGTAACCCACTAAGATATACCACCATCCTTACTGAAACTAGGGTAATAAAGATTGGAGTTGGTGTATTTATTAGGGCTGGTCTATCAATCATGCCAATAATCATTCGCCTGCATTGGTTTCCCTATTGTAAATCCCATGTACTCTCTCATGCTTTCTGTCTACACCAAGATGTCATCAAACTAGCCTGTGCTGACATCACATTCAATCGTCTCTATccaattattgttgtttttggtaTGGGACTTTTGGATTTTCTGATTATTTGTTTCTCCTACATTTTGATTATTAAGACTGTCATGGGCATTGCTTCTACAGATGAGCGGGCTAAGGCCCTCAACACATGTGTCTCCCATATCTGTTGCATCCTGGTCTTCTATGTCACTGTGGTTGGTCTGACATTTATTCACAGGTTTGGAAAGCATATTCCTCATGTGGTCCACATCACAATGAGCTACATCTGCTTCCTTTTCCCACCTTTTATGAACCCTGTCATCTACAGcattaagacaaaacaaattcAGAGTGGTTTGCTTCGCTTATTCTCCTTGCCTTATTCCAGAATACGACTTTGA
- the LOC100766648 gene encoding putative olfactory receptor 52P1 encodes MAVNVTRQHIVSFFLVGIPGLENFHCWIGIPVCLLFVLTLLGNSIIITTVKLEPSLHQPMYFFLCMLAMNDMCLASSAALKMLGIFWFDAHWIDFDACLAQMYFIHTLCIMESAILVAMAFDRFVAICIPLHYASILTTSMVTKLGLVGLLRGVLMVLPCPLLIKRLPYYAKYIIHHAYCEHMAVVKLASANTLINRAYGISVALSVITVDLGLIATSYVKILQAVFRLSSQNARSKALGTCAAHVCTMLVSYTPALFSFLTHRIGKKVPPSVHIIVASVYLLLPSAVNPVVYGVKTKQIRDRVIELFFTHKKLPEM; translated from the coding sequence ATGGCAGTTAATGTTACTCGTCAACACATTGTATCTTTCTTCCTGGTTGGTATTCCTGGGTTGGAAAACTTTCACTGCTGGATTGGCATCCCTGTCTGTCTCCTGTTTGTCCTGACCTTGCTGGGGAACAGCATAATCATTACTACTGTCAAGCTTGAGCCAAGTCTCCACCAGCCtatgtatttcttcctttgcatGCTGGCAATGAATGATATGTGTCTTGCTTCTTCTGCTGCTCTGAAGATGCTTGGGATCTTCTGGTTTGATGCACATTGGATTGACTTTGATGCCTGTCTAGCACAAATGTATTTTATCCACACACTTTGCATCATGGAGTCAGCCATTCTAGTGGCTATGGCATTTGATCGCTTTGTGGCCATTTGTATCCCCCTTCATTATGCATCAATCTTGACAACCTCTATGGTGACCAAGCTAGGTCTAGTTGGCCTGCTCAGAGGTGTGCTCATGGTTTTGCCATGTCCTCTTCTCATTAAGAGGCTGCCCTACTATGCAAAATATATCATCCATCATGCCTACTGTGAGCACATGGCTGTGGTGAAGTTGGCCAGTGCCAACACTCTCATTAACAGAGCATATGGAATCTCAGTAGCTCTTTCAGTAATAACAGTGGACCTAGGACTCATAGCCACATCTTATGTAAAAATCCTCCAGGCAGTGTTCCGGCTATCTTCCCAGAATGCCCGCTCAAAAGCCCTGGGCACCTGTGCTGCTCATGTCTGCACTATGCTTGTCTCCTATACACCTGCACTGTTTAGCTTCCTAACTCACCGCATTGGCAAGAAGGTACCTCCAAGTGTTCACATCATTGTTGCAAGCGTGTACCTCTTGCTACCTTCTGCAGTTAACCCAGTGGTGTATGGTGTCAAGACCAAACAGATTCGTGATCGCGTGATAGAACTTTTCTTTACACACAAAAAGCTTCCCGAAATGTAA
- the LOC107976987 gene encoding olfactory receptor 51V1-like isoform X2: MSALSVTNSSSSRFALTGFPGLEIYYLWLSVPFSIIYVTVFLGNCMVLHVIRTEPSLHQPMFYFLAMLALTDLCMGLSTIHTVLGILWGFNQDISLDACIAQSYFIHGLSCMESSVLLAMSFDRYIAICNPLRYSSILTNDKILKIGVFILCRSSLLISPAIIRLKFLNYCRPHFLSHSFCLHQDLIRMACSDIRFNSFYALALVICTLLLDAVLILASYVMILHTVLSIASREERIKSLQTCVSHISAVLVFYIPIIGLTMVHRFGKHLSPLVHVLMGNIYILFPPLMNPIIYSIKTQQIRVRIQRLFSLNET, from the coding sequence ATGTCAGCTCTCTCTGTCACAAACTCCAGTAGTTCTAGGTTTGCTTTGACTGGTTTTCCTGGTTTAGAGATTTATTACCTCTGGCTCTCAGTCCCCTTCTCCATCATCTATGTGACAGTTTTCCTGGGAAACTGCATGGTTCTGCATGTGATTCGGACTGAGCCAAGCCTTCACCAGCCCATGTTTTATTTCCTGGCCATGCTAGCCCTCACAGACCTGTGCATGGGGCTGTCCACTATTCACACGGTGCTGGGCATCCTTTGGGGCTTCAATCAAGACATCAGCCTCGATGCCTGTATTGCACAGTCTTATTTCATTCATGGGTTGTCCTGCATGGAGTCTTCTGTTCTCCTCGCTATGTCCTTTGATCGCTACATTGCCATTTGCAACCCTCTACGCTATTCCTCCATCCTAACCAAtgacaaaattttgaaaataggAGTGTTCATTTTATGTAGAAGTTCTTTGCTCATTTCTCCAGCCATCATCCGCCTGAAGTTCTTAAATTACTGCCGGCCTCAtttcctctctcactctttctgccTGCACCAAGACTTAATTCGAATGGCATGCTCAGATATCCGCTTCAACAGCTTCTATGCTCTGGCTCTGGTGATTTGCACCCTGTTATTGGATGCAGTGCTCATTCTTGCCTCCTATGTGATGATCCTGCACACAGTTCTATCTATTGCTTCTCGGGAGGAGAGAATCAAGTCTCTGCAGACTTGTGTTTCCCACATCTctgctgttttggttttctacATCCCCATCATTGGTCTGACCATGGTTCACCGCTTTGGGAAGCACCTCTCTCCACTGGTTCATGTCCTCATGGGCAACATTTACATCCTTTTCCCACCCTTGATGAACCCCATTATATACAGTATCAAGACTCAACAGATACGAGTAAGAATCCAGAGACTGTTTTCCTTGAATGAAACCTAA
- the LOC100766939 gene encoding olfactory receptor 51V1 isoform X2 produces the protein MSALSVTNSSSSRFALTGFPGLEIYYLWLSVPFSIIYVTVFLGNCMVLHVIRTEPSLHQPMFYFLAMLALTDLCMGLSTIHTVLGILWGFIQDISLDACIAQSYFIHGLSFMESSVLLAMSFDRYIAICNPLRYSSILTNDKIMKIGVAILCRSSMLIPPVIIRLKFLNYCRPHFLSHSFCLHQDLIRMACGDIRFNSIYGLALVISNLLLDSVLILMSYIMILHTVLSIASQEERIKSLQTCVSHISAVLVFYIPIIGLTMVHRFGKHLSPLVHVLMGNIYILFPPLMNPIIYSIKTQQIRVRIQRLFLRGT, from the coding sequence ATGTCAGCTCTCTCTGTCACAAACTCCAGTAGTTCTAGGTTTGCTTTGACTGGTTTTCCTGGTTTAGAGATTTATTACCTCTGGCTCTCAGTCCCCTTCTCCATCATCTATGTGACAGTTTTCCTGGGAAACTGCATGGTTCTGCATGTGATTCGGACTGAGCCAAGCCTTCACCAGCCCATGTTTTATTTCCTGGCCATGCTAGCCCTCACAGACCTGTGCATGGGGCTGTCCACTATTCACACGGTGCTGGGCATCCTTTGGGGCTTCATTCAAGACATCAGCCTCGATGCCTGTATTGCACAGTCTTATTTCATTCATGGGTTGTCTTTCATGGAGTCCTCTGTTCTCCTCGCTATGTCCTTTGATCGCTACATTGCCATTTGCAACCCTCTACGCTATTCCTCCATCCTAACCAATgacaaaatcatgaaaattgGAGTGGCCATCTTATGTAGGAGTTCTATGCTCATTCCTCCAGTCATCATCCGCCTGAAGTTCTTAAATTACTGCCGGCCTCAtttcctctctcactctttctgccTGCACCAAGACTTAATTAGAATGGCCTGTGGTGACATCCGTTTCAATAGCATCTATGGTCTAGCCCTGGTAATCAGCAACCTGTTGCTGGATTCAGTACTCATATTAATGTCATATATTATGATCCTGCACACAGTTCTATCTATTGCTTCTCAGGAGGAGAGAATCAAGTCTCTGCAGACTTGTGTTTCCCACATCTctgctgttttggttttctacATCCCCATCATTGGTCTGACCATGGTTCACCGCTTTGGGAAGCACCTCTCTCCACTGGTTCATGTCCTCATGGGCAACATCTACATCCTTTTCCCACCCTTGATGAACCCCATTATATACAGTATCAAGACTCAACAGATACGAGTGAGAATTCAGAGATTGTTCCTGAGGGGAACCTAG